One Hypomesus transpacificus isolate Combined female chromosome 21, fHypTra1, whole genome shotgun sequence genomic region harbors:
- the LOC124483537 gene encoding toll-like receptor 2, whose protein sequence is MPLPPFMKKIYLTSDMHVCVEVLDLSHNDLTSLGVVLPRLRELLLSGNKMLALPSPWKTPNLELLVVTTNALSDFSPNDLRPFGRLRELHAGGNNFLCSCSFVAFMATALSGATVEGTGAGGVGVCLTDDPDSYVCDSPLWVRGEKVGWVKFSVVDCHRLAFVASLCGVSLLTAGLLAALLHRLHVLWYLRMMWAWLSANRSARRRRCRQDRSRLLGNDDAVSDSSRFSYDAFVSYSEQDADWVEHFLVPELEEDSSSQDAPLSLCLHKRDFLPGKWIVDNILIPMENSRRTVFVLSGHFVRSDWCRYELEFSHLRMFQGDQDEAAILVLLEPLGEKDVPRRFCRLRRMMSSRTFLQWPRDEQGREEFWSSLRAAVRWRD, encoded by the coding sequence CCAGGCTGAGAGAGCTGCTCCTCTCTGGGAACAAGatgctggctctgccctccccctgGAAGACCCCCAACTTGGAGCTGCTGGTCGTCACCACCAACGCCCTCAGCGACTTCTCCCCCAACGACCTACGACCTTTCGGGCGTCTGCGAGAGCTGCATGCCGGCGGAAACAACTTCCTGTGCTCCTGCTCCTTCGTGGCGTTCATGGCGACGGCGTTGTCCGGGGCGACAGTGGAGGGGACGGGAGCgggaggtgtgggggtgtgtctCACTGACGATCCGGACAGCTACGTCTGTGACTCTCCGCTGTGGGTGCGGGGCGAGAAGGTGGGCTGGGTGAAGTTCTCGGTGGTGGACTGTCACCGCCTGGCGTTCGTGGCATCTCTGTGTGGCGTTTCCCTCCTCACTGCCGGCCTCCTCGCCGCCCTCCTCCACCGGCTGCACGTCCTCTGGTACCTCCGGATGATGTGGGCGTGGCTATCTGCCAACCGCAGCGCCAGGCGCCGCCGCTGTCGCCAAGACCGCAGCCGTCTCCTCGGCAACGACGACGCCGTCAGCGACTCCTCGCGGTTCAGCTACGACGCTTTCGTCTCCTACAGCGAGCAGGACGCCGACTGGGTGGAACACTTCCTGGTTCCGGAGCTTGAAGAGGACTCCAGCTCCCAGGATGcacctctgtccctctgcctccacAAGAGGGACTTCCTGCCGGGCAAGTGGATTGTCGACAACATCCTCATCCCCATGGAGAACAGCCGGCGCACCGTCTTCGTCCTGTCGGGGCACTTTGTGCGGTCGGACTGGTGCCGCTACGAGCTGGAGTTCTCACACCTGCGGATGTTCCAGGGCGACCAGGACGAGGCGGCCATCTTGGTTCTGCTGGAGCCGCTGGGGGAGAAGGACGTCCCCCGCAGGTTCTGCCGGCTCAGGAGGATGATGAGCTCCAGAACCTTCCTGCAGTGGCCCCGGGacgagcaggggagggaggagttcTGGAGCAGCCTGAGGGCTGCTGTAAGGTGGAgggactga